One window from the genome of Pseudonocardia hierapolitana encodes:
- a CDS encoding DMT family transporter, whose protein sequence is MSTVRTTPSSGVSFLVLAGVLWGTGGLLGRLLADATGLSSLAVATYRLAVGGLLIVGYLLVTGARLPRSRAAWARITAVGALAALFQVSYFTAVSFTSVSMATLVTIGSSPVLVLLARPRSADGRGLSAVGLALCGLLLLVGVPTDGGPSTGAALAGAACALAAAAGFTAMSLLGARPVRGLDAMTTTGVGFAFGGALLAPSAVTTSGLTFAPTPASIGLLLVFGLVPTAVAYTCYFRGLRSAAAGVGVLMALLEPVTSAVLSAVLLGERLGAPGIAGGLLLCAALVLTARGQGRERSSYRRSA, encoded by the coding sequence GTGTCCACTGTTCGCACCACCCCGTCCTCCGGGGTGTCCTTCCTCGTCCTCGCCGGCGTCCTGTGGGGAACGGGCGGCCTGCTCGGCCGCCTCCTCGCTGATGCCACCGGCCTGTCCTCACTCGCCGTTGCGACCTACCGGCTCGCTGTCGGCGGCCTGCTCATCGTCGGGTACCTGCTGGTCACGGGCGCGCGGCTGCCGCGGTCACGCGCTGCGTGGGCCCGCATCACCGCGGTCGGAGCGCTGGCGGCGCTGTTCCAGGTCTCGTACTTCACAGCGGTGTCGTTCACTTCGGTGAGCATGGCCACGCTGGTGACGATCGGGTCGTCGCCGGTGCTCGTGCTCCTCGCGCGCCCGCGCAGTGCCGACGGCCGCGGTCTCTCGGCCGTCGGGCTGGCGCTCTGCGGTCTTCTGCTGCTCGTCGGCGTGCCGACCGACGGCGGCCCGTCGACAGGGGCGGCGCTCGCCGGCGCGGCGTGCGCCCTGGCCGCCGCGGCCGGCTTCACCGCGATGTCGCTGCTCGGTGCCCGGCCCGTCCGCGGCCTGGACGCCATGACGACCACCGGCGTCGGGTTCGCGTTCGGCGGGGCGCTGCTGGCTCCGAGCGCCGTGACCACGTCCGGGCTCACCTTCGCGCCCACCCCGGCATCGATCGGGCTGCTGCTCGTGTTCGGGCTCGTGCCGACCGCGGTGGCCTACACCTGCTACTTCCGCGGCCTGCGCAGCGCAGCGGCGGGGGTGGGCGTGCTGATGGCGCTGCTCGAGCCGGTGACGTCGGCGGTGCTGTCGGCCGTGCTGCTCGGCGAGCGGCTGGGTGCGCCCGGGATCGCGGGCGGCCTGCTCCTCTGCGCCGCGCTGGTGCTGACCGCCCGGGGTCAGGGGCGGGAGCGCAGCTCGTATCGGCGCTCGGCGTAG
- a CDS encoding metallophosphoesterase family protein, with translation MVRALAVSDEVEAGLCAGAAGRLGVHLVIAAGDLPFDYLAELCDQVDRPGVLVPGNHDPDLSGYSQRAGMWLRAGLPARWPGPAGFVDADGRVVDVAGVRVAGLGGCVRYRPGPNQWTQAQQARRARRLVRAARRRTRADGRPVDVLLTHAPPRHCGDRPDPPHHGFECLHDVVTALRPRLLVHGHIHPYGERVPDRMIGKTRVVNVVGRRLLEM, from the coding sequence GTGGTCCGTGCCCTTGCCGTCAGCGACGAGGTCGAGGCCGGACTCTGCGCCGGTGCCGCCGGGCGGCTGGGTGTCCACCTCGTCATCGCGGCCGGTGACCTGCCCTTCGACTACCTGGCCGAGCTCTGCGACCAGGTCGACCGCCCCGGCGTGCTCGTCCCCGGGAACCACGACCCCGATCTCTCGGGGTACTCGCAGCGGGCCGGGATGTGGCTGCGCGCCGGGTTGCCTGCCCGCTGGCCGGGCCCGGCAGGTTTCGTCGACGCCGACGGCCGGGTGGTCGACGTCGCCGGGGTGCGCGTGGCAGGCCTCGGGGGCTGCGTGCGCTACCGGCCCGGACCGAACCAGTGGACGCAGGCCCAGCAGGCCCGCCGGGCGCGGCGGCTCGTGCGGGCCGCGCGGCGGCGCACCCGGGCCGACGGCAGGCCGGTGGACGTCCTGCTCACGCACGCCCCGCCGCGTCACTGCGGCGACCGTCCCGACCCACCGCACCACGGCTTCGAGTGCCTGCACGACGTGGTCACGGCGCTGCGTCCGCGCCTGCTCGTGCACGGCCACATCCACCCGTACGGCGAGCGTGTCCCGGACCGGATGATCGGGAAGACCCGCGTGGTGAACGTCGTGGGCCGAAGGCTGCTGGAGATGTAG
- a CDS encoding class I SAM-dependent methyltransferase, producing the protein MTPKPGPIERGGVARSFDAHARTYDKLVGSNPGYHAHLRLSAKRMGLPDRGRGLRLLDVGCGTGASTAALLDAAPEAEITAVDASAEMLAQAHRKTWPRTVRFVHGNAENLAMSGIVGPYDGILAAYLLRNLVHQDAALRQFHRLLRPGAPLAIHEYSVRDSIRSRIVWTTVCWGLIIPMARIQAGSTDLYRYLWRSALQFDGVKTLSERLASAGFEDIRVQTVPGWQQHIVHTFLGRRPADPAAAQAMTAEADVDPEAATPADGIEVTKPPA; encoded by the coding sequence GTGACTCCGAAGCCAGGCCCGATCGAGCGGGGTGGGGTCGCGCGCTCGTTCGACGCCCACGCGCGCACCTACGACAAGCTCGTCGGCTCCAATCCCGGCTACCACGCGCATCTGCGGTTGAGCGCCAAGCGAATGGGCCTGCCGGACCGGGGCCGCGGCCTGCGGCTGCTCGACGTCGGCTGCGGCACCGGCGCCTCCACCGCCGCTCTGCTCGACGCCGCCCCCGAAGCGGAGATCACCGCCGTCGACGCCTCCGCCGAGATGCTCGCGCAGGCGCATCGCAAGACGTGGCCGCGCACCGTCCGGTTCGTCCACGGCAACGCCGAGAACCTCGCAATGAGCGGCATCGTCGGCCCGTACGACGGGATCCTCGCCGCATACCTCCTGCGCAACCTCGTGCACCAGGACGCCGCGCTGCGCCAGTTCCACCGGCTCCTGCGCCCCGGCGCGCCGCTCGCGATCCACGAGTACTCCGTGCGCGACTCGATCCGCAGTCGCATCGTCTGGACCACGGTCTGCTGGGGCCTGATCATCCCGATGGCCCGCATCCAGGCCGGCTCGACCGACCTCTACCGCTACCTGTGGCGCAGCGCGCTGCAGTTCGACGGCGTCAAGACCCTCAGCGAGCGCCTCGCCTCGGCCGGTTTCGAGGACATCCGGGTGCAGACGGTCCCGGGCTGGCAGCAGCACATCGTCCACACGTTCCTCGGCAGGCGGCCGGCCGACCCTGCGGCCGCCCAGGCGATGACGGCCGAGGCGGACGTCGATCCGGAAGCGGCCACACCGGCCGACGGCATCGAGGTGACGAAGCCGCCCGCCTGA
- a CDS encoding ABC transporter ATP-binding protein, producing the protein MADIVLDHITKRYPDGTIGVDEANFEIADGEFIILVGPSGCGKSTTLNMIAGLEDISDGELRIGGERVNEKAPKDRDIAMVFQSYALYPHMTVRENMGFPLKLAKVDKAEINRKVEEAAQILDLTHHLDRKPANMSGGQRQRVAMGRAIVRSPKAFLMDEPLSNLDAKLRVQMRTMVSKLQHRLQTTTVYVTHDQTEAMTLGDRIVVMRGGKIQQIGSPQVLYDTPANLFVAGFIGSPAMNFLPARAEEGVFRTPLGDLPISDELRRTLEAGDAPREVIIGIRPEHFEDAALVEEQQKSRGALFTAQVDVLESMGSDKFAYFSVEGEQAMSDDLADLAADAGTADVPGGDTGTLVTRLSAESGVRQGERSEVWVDTGKIQVFEPASGKNLTTRETAAVAAG; encoded by the coding sequence GTGGCTGACATCGTCCTGGACCACATCACCAAGCGCTACCCCGACGGAACGATCGGCGTCGACGAGGCGAACTTCGAGATCGCCGACGGCGAGTTCATCATCCTGGTCGGCCCGTCCGGGTGCGGGAAGTCGACCACGCTCAACATGATCGCGGGGCTGGAGGACATCTCCGACGGTGAGCTGCGCATCGGCGGCGAGCGCGTCAACGAGAAGGCGCCTAAGGACCGCGACATCGCGATGGTGTTCCAGTCCTACGCGCTCTACCCGCACATGACCGTGCGGGAGAACATGGGTTTCCCGCTCAAGCTCGCCAAGGTCGACAAGGCGGAGATCAACCGCAAGGTCGAGGAGGCCGCCCAGATCCTCGACCTCACCCACCACCTGGACCGCAAACCGGCCAACATGTCCGGCGGCCAGCGCCAGCGGGTGGCGATGGGACGCGCGATCGTGCGCAGTCCCAAGGCGTTCCTCATGGACGAGCCGCTGTCGAACCTCGACGCCAAGCTGCGCGTGCAGATGCGCACGATGGTGTCCAAGCTGCAGCACCGGCTGCAGACCACCACGGTCTACGTCACCCACGACCAGACCGAGGCGATGACGCTCGGCGACCGGATCGTCGTCATGCGCGGCGGGAAGATCCAGCAGATCGGCTCGCCGCAGGTGCTCTACGACACCCCGGCCAACCTCTTCGTCGCCGGGTTCATCGGCTCGCCCGCCATGAACTTCCTGCCCGCGAGGGCGGAGGAAGGGGTGTTCCGCACGCCGCTGGGGGACCTGCCGATCAGCGACGAGCTGCGCCGCACCCTCGAGGCGGGCGACGCACCCCGCGAAGTGATCATCGGCATCCGACCGGAACACTTCGAGGACGCCGCGCTCGTCGAGGAACAGCAGAAGTCCCGGGGCGCTCTGTTCACCGCGCAGGTCGACGTGCTGGAGTCGATGGGCTCGGACAAGTTCGCGTACTTCAGCGTGGAGGGCGAGCAGGCCATGTCCGACGACCTGGCCGACCTGGCCGCCGACGCCGGCACGGCGGACGTGCCCGGCGGCGACACGGGCACGCTGGTCACCCGCCTGTCGGCCGAGTCCGGCGTGCGCCAGGGCGAGCGCTCCGAAGTGTGGGTGGACACCGGCAAGATCCAGGTGTTCGAGCCGGCGAGCGGAAAGAACCTGACGACCCGCGAGACCGCGGCGGTCGCAGCAGGCTAG
- a CDS encoding carbohydrate ABC transporter permease, producing MAVATTGAAKSKWAVANTLVLLYALIPVLWIVSLSFKPASTITDGNFIPREWTLENYTQVFGVSLFTSALINSIGIAIIATVLSVVIGTMAAYAIARLRFPGKGLLVGISLLIAMFPPISLVSPLFDIERAIGLFDTWPGLILPYITFSLPLAIYTLSAFFREIPWELEKAAKMDGATPLQAFRSVIVPLAAPGVFTTAILVFIFCWNDFLFALSLTSTERSQTATVAIANFTGASEFAEPTGSIAAAAVLLTIPIIIFVFFFQRRIVAGLTSGAVKG from the coding sequence ATGGCCGTCGCGACCACCGGAGCCGCCAAGAGCAAGTGGGCCGTGGCCAACACGCTGGTGCTGCTCTACGCGCTCATCCCGGTGCTGTGGATCGTCAGCCTGTCGTTCAAGCCGGCGAGCACCATCACCGACGGCAACTTCATCCCGCGGGAGTGGACGCTCGAGAACTACACCCAGGTGTTCGGGGTCAGCCTGTTCACCAGCGCGCTGATCAACTCGATCGGTATTGCGATCATCGCCACCGTGTTGTCCGTCGTGATCGGCACGATGGCGGCCTACGCGATCGCCCGGCTGCGGTTCCCCGGCAAGGGTCTGCTCGTGGGCATCTCGCTGCTGATCGCGATGTTCCCACCGATCTCGCTGGTGAGCCCGCTGTTCGACATCGAGCGGGCGATCGGGCTGTTCGACACCTGGCCCGGCCTGATCCTGCCCTACATCACGTTCTCGCTGCCGCTGGCGATCTACACGCTCTCGGCGTTCTTCCGCGAGATCCCGTGGGAGTTGGAGAAGGCCGCCAAGATGGACGGGGCCACCCCGCTCCAGGCGTTCCGGTCCGTGATCGTGCCGCTCGCCGCGCCGGGCGTGTTCACGACCGCCATCCTGGTGTTCATCTTCTGCTGGAACGACTTCCTGTTCGCGCTCTCGCTGACCTCCACCGAGCGCTCGCAAACGGCCACCGTCGCGATCGCGAACTTCACGGGGGCCAGCGAGTTCGCCGAGCCGACCGGCTCGATCGCGGCGGCCGCGGTGCTGCTCACGATCCCGATCATCATCTTCGTGTTCTTCTTCCAGCGGCGCATCGTCGCCGGTCTGACCTCCGGCGCAGTGAAGGGCTGA
- a CDS encoding ParB N-terminal domain-containing protein, with product MADTGFPNVDAEHDFLRARRRQVISRLAMWLRREPDDISEILPFDEVVAALGRTGEKRLGMQIIPLDSIVGSVDRTRDFDRWFRPRSGRSRERWERLARAQRRGEAIPPIDVYRVGELHFVKDGHHRVSVAHALGFRSIDAYVTEVTTKIDATGISRRGDLITKDLRRVFLDRVPLPGPALATILVTTAWSYAELSEEVEAWGFRLMQQERRFLDRETVARRWYAEEYRPVVRMLTQADLIGDRTEAEAYLHLAGQRYRLMRTHRWDDEVIERLRSDFSG from the coding sequence ATGGCCGACACCGGGTTCCCCAACGTCGACGCGGAGCACGACTTCCTGCGGGCCCGCCGCAGGCAGGTCATCTCGCGGCTCGCGATGTGGCTGCGCCGCGAGCCGGACGACATCTCCGAGATCCTGCCGTTCGACGAGGTCGTGGCGGCGCTCGGTCGCACGGGCGAGAAGAGGCTCGGGATGCAGATCATCCCGCTCGACTCGATCGTGGGCAGCGTCGATCGCACCCGCGACTTCGATCGCTGGTTCCGCCCGCGGTCCGGCCGCAGCCGGGAGCGGTGGGAGCGGCTGGCCAGGGCGCAGCGCCGCGGCGAGGCGATCCCGCCGATCGACGTCTACCGGGTGGGCGAGCTGCACTTCGTCAAGGACGGGCACCACCGGGTCTCCGTGGCGCACGCGCTCGGCTTCCGCTCGATCGACGCCTACGTCACGGAGGTCACCACGAAGATCGACGCCACCGGCATCTCCCGGCGCGGTGACCTCATCACGAAGGACCTGCGGCGGGTGTTCCTCGACCGGGTGCCGCTGCCCGGACCCGCGCTCGCGACCATCCTCGTGACGACCGCGTGGTCGTACGCGGAGCTCAGCGAGGAGGTGGAGGCGTGGGGCTTCCGGCTCATGCAGCAGGAGCGGCGCTTCCTCGACCGGGAGACCGTGGCCCGGCGCTGGTACGCCGAGGAGTACCGGCCGGTGGTGCGGATGCTCACCCAGGCCGACCTGATCGGTGACCGCACCGAGGCCGAGGCCTACCTGCACCTGGCGGGCCAGCGCTACCGCCTGATGCGCACCCACCGCTGGGACGACGAGGTGATCGAGCGCCTCCGCAGCGACTTCAGCGGCTGA